In the genome of Dermatobacter hominis, the window GCGGTGCCGCCACCGCGATCGAGTGCGACGTCACCGACGAGGTCGGCTGCCACGAGGCGGTCGCCGAGGCGGCCCGGCAGCTCGGCGGCATCGACGCCCTGGTCTACGCCACCGGCGTGGGCACGCTCGGCCACCTCGCCGACATGGACGCCGCCACGTGGACCCGGACGCTGGCCACCAACGTCGTCGGCGCCGCGATCGCGACCCAGGCCGCGCTCCCCCACCTCCAGGCGTCCGACGGGCGGGCGATCTACTTCTCGTCGGTGTCGGCGTCGATGACCCCGGCGTGGCCCGGCCTGGGGGCCTACATCTCGAGCAAGGCCGCGCTCGACAAGATGGTCGAGGCGTGGCGGATCGAGCACCCCGAGGTCGGCTTCACGCGGCTGATCGTGGGTGACTGCGGCGGCGGCGACGGCGACTCGGCGATCGGCTTCACCGAGGGCTGGGACATGGACCTCGCCGTCGAGGTCGGGCGCACCTGGTACGAGAAGGGGTACATCGCCGGTGCGCTGCTCGACGTGCAGGACCTGGTCGACGCCGTCGACGGCGTGATCCGGCTGGGCAGCTCGGCGGTCGTGCCGACCATGGCGGTGCTGCCACGGGTCCCGCGGGCCCAGGGGTGAGCGTGCCCGGCCGCCGCCGATCCGTCGGAGGGCGCCGCCCGTGATGTTCGGGCTGCGGTTCGACCTCCGCCACCCGGACCTCAGCCCGGTCACCGCCAGCGAGCGGTACCGCGCCTGCGTCGACATGTGCGAGTGGGCCGACGCTCGGGGTGCGGTCTTCATCGGCCTGAGCGAGCACCACGGGTCCGAGGACGGCTACCTCCCGAGCCCGCTCACGCTCGCGGCCGCGGTCGCGGCCCGGACGTCGAGCGCGGTCATCAACGTCGCCGCGCTGATCGCGCCGTTCCACGACCCGCTGCGGCTGGCCGAGGACGCCGCGGTCGTCGACCTGATCAGCGGCGGCCGCCTCGCCCTGATCGTCGCCGGCGGCTACGTGCCGAGCGAGTTCGAGATGTTCGGCGTGCCGATGTCGGAGCGGGCGCAGCGGGTCACCGAGGCGATGACGACCCTGCGTGCTGCGTGGACCGGCCAGCCGTTCGAGCACCGTGGTCGCACCGTGACCGTCCGGCCGACGCCGACCTCCGAGGGCGGACCGATGCTGCTGATGGGCGGCACGTCCGAGGGGGCGGCCCGGCGCGCGGCACGGCTGGCCGACGGGTTCGTCCCGTCGGACCTGGCGTGCTGGGAGCACTACCGCGACGAGTGCCTCGCCCTCGGCAGGCCGGACCCCGGTCCGAGTCGCGCCGCGGCGGGCGGCGAGGTCGTCGTGCTCGCCGAGGACCCGGAGGCGGCGTGGGAGGAGCTCGGGCCGTACTTCCTCCACGAGACCAACGCCTACGGGCGCTGGCAGCAGGAGTCGGGCCTGCCGACGCCGTTCGCGGTCGCGTCCGACGTCGACGAGCTGCGCGCCGGGGACCAGTACCGGATCCTCACGCCCGACGAGCACCGGGCCGAGGTCGAGGCCGCCGGCGACGAGGCGTTCGTCGTCC includes:
- a CDS encoding LLM class flavin-dependent oxidoreductase; this translates as MFGLRFDLRHPDLSPVTASERYRACVDMCEWADARGAVFIGLSEHHGSEDGYLPSPLTLAAAVAARTSSAVINVAALIAPFHDPLRLAEDAAVVDLISGGRLALIVAGGYVPSEFEMFGVPMSERAQRVTEAMTTLRAAWTGQPFEHRGRTVTVRPTPTSEGGPMLLMGGTSEGAARRAARLADGFVPSDLACWEHYRDECLALGRPDPGPSRAAAGGEVVVLAEDPEAAWEELGPYFLHETNAYGRWQQESGLPTPFAVASDVDELRAGDQYRILTPDEHRAEVEAAGDEAFVVLHPMVGGIPPDLAWRHLHLFEQTFLT
- a CDS encoding SDR family oxidoreductase gives rise to the protein MRVVVLGASSGLGRCVAIGLGSAGHDVALLARRKDRLDRTVEEMGGAATAIECDVTDEVGCHEAVAEAARQLGGIDALVYATGVGTLGHLADMDAATWTRTLATNVVGAAIATQAALPHLQASDGRAIYFSSVSASMTPAWPGLGAYISSKAALDKMVEAWRIEHPEVGFTRLIVGDCGGGDGDSAIGFTEGWDMDLAVEVGRTWYEKGYIAGALLDVQDLVDAVDGVIRLGSSAVVPTMAVLPRVPRAQG